TTAAAAGTTCATCATTAAAAATATGAAAAACCTTATCCTTTTTTTGGTGTGTAATTTAGTTTACATCTCCATAAACGCGCAATCCAAAGATACCACTACAAAAAAGCTGACCAGCGAACTGGAACAAATAGCCCAACGAAATCATATCAATGGATTCTCGGTTGCCATCGTAAATTCCGATTCCGTTTTATACACGCATGGATTTGGGTTTGCGGACGTATCCAATCAAAAGAAATACACCTCACATACCGTTCAAAATATTGCATCCGTCTCAAAAACATGTATTGGGTTAGCGCTGTTAAAGGCGCAAGAAATGGGAAAACTAAATCTTGACGACCCTATTAACAAGTACTTACCTTTTGAAGTTACAAATCCACATTTTCCTGAGGAATCCATTACCATAAGACACTTAGCGTCCCATACTTCCACCATAAGAGATGCTTCCCAATATGAGCGTAGAGGTTACATTTTAAGAAATTCAGAAAATGGCCAAGCAAGAGTGAATATGAATTTCCGCTCATCAGATGACTTAATGAATTATGACTTGTTCTTGGAAAAAATTCTAAGTTCCAAAGGTGAGTGGTATAAAAAAAAGAACTTCATCAAAAAGAAACCAGGCGAAATTTTTGAATACACCAA
This sequence is a window from Maribacter aestuarii. Protein-coding genes within it:
- a CDS encoding serine hydrolase domain-containing protein, translated to MKNLILFLVCNLVYISINAQSKDTTTKKLTSELEQIAQRNHINGFSVAIVNSDSVLYTHGFGFADVSNQKKYTSHTVQNIASVSKTCIGLALLKAQEMGKLNLDDPINKYLPFEVTNPHFPEESITIRHLASHTSTIRDASQYERRGYILRNSENGQARVNMNFRSSDDLMNYDLFLEKILSSKGEWYKKKNFIKKKPGEIFEYTNIGAGLAALVLENAVGQPFPEFTKTHIFDPLEMSNTGWFLKDVDDSKHSKLYAERDLELAPYQLVNYPDGGLITSSTDLGKYLSELISGYNGNGTVLNTESYKELFSPNLNEENHKNRSDSAYNDEYNMGIFMGMSATGQIGHSGGDPAVTTLMFFNSQTNTGKLLIANTELSKEGITEFIDIFKTLASYETKL